The Candidatus Brocadia sp. genome includes the window GGTTCAGCACGTCCCACCCTTCGTTGAGTTTTTGCACGGCGAAGATGTCGCGGATGTGGTTGGCTTTATCTTCGAGGGTGTTGACAAGGATTTGATAATTCTCTTTTTCTTTCTCGTCATTCACAGAGAGACAAAAGTCTTGATGAAACTCCCGTTTCAGACGTTCCGCCAATTGCTCATCGCTGATGCCATTTTCGTCGAAGAAATGAAATGCCCGTTGCACCAGCGGGATGTTTGATTTACGGATGCGGGCGATGTCCTTTGCCGTAAGACCTCTGATGAGGGTGTGAAATTCGGCCTTAACCTGCCTGGATTGTTCGATGGTGCGCTGGGCTTTGAACAGGATGACGGGTTTGTGATTGATGCGGTATTTTGCCGCCACCACCTGCTTGTATTGATTCAGAAGCAGGGCTTGCAGGATGCGCTCGCGCTGGCCAAAATCCGATTGAATAATGACGATATCTTTCGAGTAGCAATCGTTGCGGAATTGGAGCAGGTCTTAGCGGATGATGACCTTATTGCGGTATTTCTCCACCATCGCGGGCGTGGCGTAATCATGCGTGACCGTGAATTCCAGCAGCAGGTTGCCTTCACTCTGCGTAAAGATGCGCTCGACGGTGTTTTCCCAACTCTCAAACAGCACACCCTGCGCTCTGGTCTTGGCATTCATGTGATGCGCTTCATCTGCGATCAGCACGACCCTGTGCTTGCGGAAGTCTTCAAAGGTAATGGCGTTCTCTTTCTCGCTGGTTAGGCCGGAGTGCAGTTTTTGGATTGTAGTAAAGCAGATGTTGATGTCGCTGGGGTTGACCGCTTCAAAGTTCTCAACAGGCGTGACACACACGCGGTGGCTAGCGATGTGAATGTCCTGATTGAACAGGTATTTGATGCTGGCGGGATTAAGAAAGTTATCTTTTGTCTTTTCGATGATGTTTGTTGAGTTGACAAAGAACAGGAAGTTGCGGTAACCCTGCTCGTAAAGGTAGAGAATCAGTCCTGCCATGATGAGCGTCTTGCCGCTACCCGTTGCCATGTTGAAGAGTAAGTGCAGGGGATATGCTTTGTTCGGAAAATCGTTATTATAGCAATGGAAAAAACGCGCAAAGGCTCCTATCTGATAGGGGCGCAGTTCATAGTGCTGGTTCAGATTTTGAGCGACACTGTCGGGAATTTTTTTCTCGATATTGCCTCATTGGGAAAGCGTGTCCAGTTGCTCGCAGAGAAATGACTCAGACGTGGGATGTCTCCGTTGCTTTCTGATAGAACACAACCCCCACCCGCTGTATATGGTCAATCACATCAGGGTCGCTGATTTGCCGAAAGATGGACAGGTCGAAGGTATAGGGCAGGAGCAGGTCGTCTATCTCGTCCGTGATGCTGTAGAGAATATCAAGCGTCAAATCCTCCCCTCCGAATAGCGTCAGGTCAATATCAGAGCCGTTTTTGAAGTTACCTTTGGCGCGTGAGCCATAGAGGATCGCCTTTTCCACCTGAGGATAATGGGCAAATATGGCGCAAATGGCTTGTATGTCGCTTTCCTCAAGACCAAAGCGGTTTGTCATTAGTTCTTCTCCATAAAATTTTGCAACCTGGTTCGGAACGCAACGAATTCAGGATAATATTTATTGACAATAGCAGAGCAAACCTCTTCGGCAATGTTTTCATTATAAGTGTGAGTCGTTAAAGTTCTGCTCTTAATCATATCCATCCATGTTTTGCCGTTCTCAATCAGCCCTCGTCTGAATGCCAGACGAAAGGTATCACGACTGCCGTGTATGTCGGTTTCTCCCTGGGCTTCGAAGTAATCTTTAATAGTGTTCCAAGCTAATTCATAAGTATATTCAAACGCCTGAATCAGCCCCTGTTTTTCGAGCTCACTCAGATCGCCTTTCTCTATAAATTTTGTCAATTGGTTTAGCGCCTTATCAAAATGGTTGTACCGCTGTATCCAGCGAATATCCTCTGCGCTCATTGGGATTCTCCATAAAACTTTTTGTTCAGTTCCTTCTCCTCTTCGCTGACCTTGAGTTGCACGTCGTCAATTTCGGAAAGGTTGACATACAATTGGTTCTTGTCGAGCAATTCTGCCCGTGTTTCTGTTTTTCGAAACCGTTTGGCTCTTTGCCAATTGTCTCAAAATCCTTACCGATTTCAATATCACATCCGTCTTTTGTCTTTTTTGCCCGCAGCAAGTGTTTGATTTCTTCCACGCTTTGCCTGGCATATCTCCATTTTCGTTCTACTTTGTCCTTGTCAATTGGATATACATAGTATCGGTTGCCACGTTTTTCTGTTTGCGCTTTTGGCTGTTTATCGTCACCAAGAACATTGCCAAATCCAACAACCAGGTCGTCCTCCACAATTATTGTATTGGATAAAAACAATTTTTAGCGTCTTCGCGTTTCGATTCTCCACCCCCCAGTTCCTGAGTGGGGATCAATCAATTTTCTCTTCATCATCCGCAAAGCGCACGTCTGTTCTGAACAGGTCAATCAATTTAGAGTGAAAGGACACTAATTACTCCTATGGTTCGCAAACCCTTTGGCTGGGTTAAGCCGCATAACAAGATAATACGAAATTGTTTCTTCTTTAAAAAGGATAATAATACAAAAATAAAAAAGAATGCAAGTTTTTTTCATTTTTTTCCGGGGAAAGAACGGGGGCGAATCTTTCCAGGTTTTTTCCGAGAGGTGTATTTTAGCAAATTCATGTGTCATAATTTGTACTAATTTTGTGCTAAAATCAATCCAAAAGAATAAAATTTGTTTGCTAAAGGCGCACTTACATATTAAATTAAAAGCCATGAAAATTGCACTGGCACAGATTAATCAAACAGTAGGTGACTTTCAAAGGAATACCGAAAAAATATGCTCGTACATCGATCGTGCCATGAGACAAAACGTCGATCTTGTCGTTTTTCCAGAATTGGCCGTTACGGGCTATCCTCCAAAGTAGCATTCATGGGGTCAACATTCATGGGGATCAAACCTTCATATTTCAATTGACAAACTGTACGTAGTGGTTAAAAATAAAGCACTATAGCAAGACCATTACGATTGGAATTTGAAGGTGCTTTTTATCATATCACATCAAGAGGCAATCTGAGAGTCAGAATATTCCTTGATGATAAAGATAGGGAAAAGTTTTTGGATATCTTACGAAGAACAAAGGAGAGATATGGATACCACCTCCATGCATATGCCCTGCCGGAAAATCACTATCACCTTTTTCTGGAAACACCAAAGGCAAATATCTCTCAAATCATGCAAAATATTAACACAAGTTATACGATTTATATAAACAAAAGGCATAAAAGATCAGAGGATTATAGGTGGACAAGTTATAGGGAATATATCGGTGCTTATAAGGAAAAAGAATCAATAGTAGATACAGCAGAAACACTTTCCTACTTTTCCAAGTCAAAAACTGCTGCAATGAAGGCATACGGAGATTTTGTAAAGGAAGGTACAGGAGAAAGAAACAATCCCCTGGAAGATGTGGAAGCTGGAGTTCTCCTCGGCAATAAAATATTCATAGCAAAGATAAGAGGTATGTCACAGAGGCGGAAACCTGACGAAGAAATTCCTCAGGTGAAACGCTAAAGCGAGTAGAAACCCGGATAAAAAGAGAGAGAAAATTCCAGAAAGAAATCGATGTGTTAAAAAACAATTAATTATTGAATAACGAAGGTCTGACCCTTAATTTCCTCTCTTCATAAAAGATATTTATCTCTATCATCTTCTTCCAAACTTCCGGGAGGTTCTGCATAGTGTTATCTCAGCAATGCAAAGTATATAACAACATCACGGGAGCCTTTCTGGAGATGTGTATCCAACACAGAAATCCCATTAAATTCTTCCGCCTTACTATCCATGCCCACCGAAAGAATTTCACTTTATTATTATTGCACAAGGTGTTTTGATTTTGCCCTTAACTATATCATCCCTTTTTATTGACAAAAGGTCTATCTCCTTTACAGGGCAGTCCATGCCTTCCAATGCTAATCTCGTGTTTGCTACATTATTGTCTTTATTTATAGTATCCACGCATATGATAGTAAACTCTAATCCTGCTGAAACGGCTGGTTGTAATTCTCTTATATGGTAAAAAAGTGAATTCTTATCCGTGATAAGAACTACGTTATTATCTGGATTACCAATCGCTGCACCTATCGCAAAAGGGAGTCCAGCCCCTGGTATGTCCCGGTCATCCATGATAAAAAGATTTTTATAGATGGCCTTTCTAAAGAAACAAGATGCTGCAAGTGATAACTCTTTCCCATCAACGATAAAGATATCAGTGCCGGAAGAAATATTTTTAAGTGAAGCAAATATTTTCCCTGCATCGTCAAACCCTTTTGACAACTCTCCTGCTAATAGGTCGCAATTTTTATAGAAATCATCCCTCCATGTACGGAAAGCGTTTTTATTCGTTTTCGCTTCTCGTTCAAAATAAGAGAAACTACTCTTGGGATCTGCATGTACGGGACAAAGGTTAGGAATGCTGTCTGCAAAAGCTGACGGATCAATTTCTATCTGGATAATACTCTTTAAATGCGAAGAATTTTTCATCTCAGAGAGAATACGTTCTGAATAAGGATCGATTCCTGCAATAATGAAAAGATCCGCCTTATTCAATAATTCAATTCCTAGCTTTGAATTCACGAATAACGAAGCATCTCCAGCATAACAATTATCATCACCACAAAAAACTCCGGAACTGTGCACTGTAGTTATAACAGGTATTCCCAGTTTATTTGCGGTCTCTTTCATCTCCTGATATCGCCCGGGACGTCCAAAACCCTGACCTAAAACAATAATAGGCCTTTCAGACTTTTGAATTGTCTCACAGGCTTCTTTCAGATAAAAGGAGTCTCCCACTATGTTACCTCTATACATCGTCCTCTCGGCAGGAGGCATTATACTCTGCCTTTTCTTTTTTGTAAGTACCTTGTATCTGAACAATACATCCACAGGGATATCAACATGTACCGGTCCTGGTATACCTTGCCACGCCTCCCTGAACGCCCTGTAAATCATTTGGGGTATTCTCTCCCAGGTGTAAACGATAGTATTCCATTTGGTAATAGGGAAAAATATTTCATCCTGATTACAACCTTGTAAATTTTCCTGATGCGGTTTTATTTTCCAGCTTTGAAGCTGTGGGGCAATAGATAAAACAGGCAGATAATTGAACCACGCCTTTGACAGCCCTGAAACTTCATATATGACCCCAGCCCCGACCGTTGACATTGCTACGCTTGAGCATCCTGTAGAGGCAGTATAGCCGGATGCCATGAGAGCTGCGGCAGTTTCACAGCGTGGGACAATCAGCTTAATTTCCGGGAATTTTTCAAATGCATCATATACTGTGCCTATGTGTTCTCCGGATATAGAAAACACATACTTGATTCCACATTGAACAAGTACATCTAAAAGCAATGCCCCCCCAGTGATTATTTTCATTTTTAAGACCTCCACCTGGCCATTATGTTCACCCTCAATAAAGCTTTCCTGATATAGGTAAGATTAAAGAACACCTTGCTCCATCCTAATTTCATTATCAATAATGAACTCTTTAATACCTTAATCGGATTTAAAAGCTTCAATAAACCATCAAACTCAATAAGAGAGAAACTCGACAGACAGTCCGGAAAATTGTTTTTGTCAGTTATAATATCAACGAGCGCAGCTCTGCCTTCACTTACCCCTTTTTCGTACGCGGGTAGTATGTCCTCGACCTTATCCACCCGTGTTGCAGGCAAGCCAAATCCCCGGGCTATTTTTGAGTAATCAATGTCAGGAAGCATAGTGCCAACAAAATTTCCTGCAAACATGAAATACTGCATCGCCCTGATCATATTCCATGCAGAATCATTGGAGATTATTATCATAATAGGTAAGTTTAGCCTGCAAATGGTCTCGAGTTCCTGGATATGGTACAAAAATGACCCATCACCGCTTATCAGCATAACCCGTTTCCCCGGTGAGGCTAATTGAACCCCAATGGCATAAGGTATCCCACAACCAATTGCGGCCATGCCAAAAGGATAAAAAGATTGCCGGGGCCCCAGTGAAGGCGCATGCGTAGCAAAAAAAACTGGTGTGTTACCTCCATCCAGTACCAAGACCAGATCATCCCTCTTTATGACTTTCCCCAGCTCTTGTATGACTTTTCCCTGTTGTATAACCGGCCACTTTTTATTGATAAATTTATTAAGTCTCTTGTACCGGCCCTCTTTCAGATGAGAAAGATACTTTGCCCATGACCTCCATGCAGGTTTTCCGCTAAAACCTTCAGAACGCAATTGCTCTGTTAATTGATTAAGAACAGTTTTAACATCCCCCAATATTGATATCTCGGGAGATACGTTCAGACCAATCTGAAGCGGATCTACATTGACATGAATAAATTTAATCTTGTCAGACCATAAAGGAGGAAGACCAAATCCGTCTAATCCACAAAAGCTTACTCCCAGCGCCAGTACAATGTCAGCATCTTTGATAGCAACATGAAAGGCCTCACCCGTTGTATAGGCCGGCCCGCCAAGGCAATACTCATGATCTGACGGTATAGAGCCGAAACCACCCATTGTTGTAGCAGCAGGAATCTTAAACGCTTCAATAAAACGAATAACCTCTTCATAGGCCTCAGAGACTTTCACTCCTCCCCCGCAAAAGATGAGAGGTTTTTTTGCATTTTTAATACTCGATGCTGCTTTTTCAATTTTAAGTTTATCTCCGGCCAGCCTTATGGGTCTCATTTCGGTTGTAACAGATGAAGATGGCGGTGAGAATACGGTAGTATCAAAAGAGATTGTTTTCTCTAATAATCCGAAAGGTATGTCAATATGTACCGGACCTCTTTTATGCCTGGTACTTTCAAGTTTTCCCTTCTTTATAGTGTCTGGAATGCTCAAAAGTGTATTGATCCGTTTCCTCCAAATGGTAATCTCATGATACACTGTATTTTGGTCAAATCTGTATCTGTTGAACCCTTTATTGTAATCAACTTCATCATCATTGCAAATTGACAAAGAAAGCAAAGGGGTCTTATCAGCCCAGGAATTTGCAACTCCGTAAATCTGCGATAATGATCTGCCATTGTCATCAGTTAATACAACGGCAAACTTCCCGGAACGCCTAATGTAACCATCTGCCATTAAGGCCGCTGCCCCTTCAGTTCTCGCAATAATTACGTTTATACTCGCCTTCTTTTCTAAACACGCTCTGAGAGGGCCAAGTCTGTCTGAAGATGTAGTAAAAACATAATTGATTCCATTGGCAGCAAGACTTCTCGCGATGAGTTCGTTACCTGAAAGATCTTCCACGTTTAAATCTCCCAATAGTTTAAATTACCTGTTTATTTCATACTAATCCTTTAAAAAGTCTCCTCTTATCTGATATTCCAGGGCAAAATCAGATCTTTCCCGATCCCATAAATCGAAGGGATTTTTAACATTACGTAATGCTGGCCGAAGTTTTGGAAACTGCCGTCTGATGACATCCACCATATTAGTGGTATTCACATAATCGAATCCCCACCGGGTATAAAATTCTGGCCGATAATGTTCGGTAAAAAAACGATCGCTAAACAACCTTCGGGAAGCGTTTAAAATAAAAACCTGAAACTGAGTTTCACTGATCACGAAGCCATGCGGCCGTGAGAACTCGGCGAGGAGACCAACCAGAAGATCTACTTTTTCAATGTCGCTGTCATAAACCTTGCGCATTTCTTCCACCAGCCGTTGCTGACGTTTCAGTTCTGCTTGTTTTGCCTGAAGTTCGTCAGCGGTAAGACTGGGATCTTTACGGAAATCACGCGATCTCTTGTTTTCAATTTCCCACACAAGCTCTTTGTCGATAAAATCGGTAAAATCCTTCAAAGGTTTCAGTTGCAGTTGCCGGCGAAATTCATTGAAGCGCGGGACCCCACGCTCTCTATCCCGAATAATGTCCATTGCAGCAAGGTCAATTTTACCTCCGGGTGCCTGGGGTACTGTAAGTTCAGTCATAAAACGGGGAAAATTTTCGAGGGTGAGTTGCCCACAGCCGGTAAGGCCAAAAGACAATGCGATGCTATCGATCCCGATTCCCCGTATAAAATGTTTCGAACCCTCCCTGACGGTATCGACGATGGCGATTTGGTCCTGAACGGTTTTTATACCAGGCACCTTACTTTCTAACTCTCTGCCGCTAAATTGTCGCACTTCACCTTGGGAAAGTACGTCAGCATCATAAATTGCTAAATAATCTGGTATAGTGGGATGGAGCCGATAGACAGAAGTAAATTCCTCCGTTAAGGTGAATGGGACACCAAAATGTTCAGCTCTGGGCATCCCCATGATTCCAGTGCCCGTAACCGCAAGGCTGACCAACTCATCTTTGCGAAGATTTTGTAATGTAGCGGTGAAGTTGTTGATAGCTTTCTTAGAGCCTTCCATGGCTATGCGCATGATTTCCTCTTTAAATAAGGAATCCCCTTGAGTGCTACGCAACAAGCCTTGCCAATTGGTATGCATAGCCATGTCCCCCAGCCGATTATAAAGAAGTTGTGGTGTCCATTCAATGGTATGAATTTTGGCCAGTAATGCGGAGACGATTAGTCTGGCGGTATCATAGAGTTCCTCATCACTCCATGCTGCAGCCCCACTCGGGGGGGCAGCGTTTTGCCTCAATTGATCAACGATATAGTTGTGCTCTTTAGAAAACATAGTGTGCATCAAACTAAGGCCTATCCACCAGTTATCTGCAAAAGCTGATATTTCCTGGTCAAGGAAGCCTTTGGGGGGATGGAGTCCAACTTCACTGTAAGTGGGGAGCACACCAGTTTCCGACACTTTTAATTTGGCTTTGTCTTTGGGATCGATCACTCTTTGTTGCGTTTCCTGGTCCCAACCGTAAAGTTGCGAGGCATCCCACCAGAAGGTCACCGTATTTTTCCATGTTTCCACTGGAATGTTTTTAAAGCCAGCCAAATCTTTTTGGTCGTCGTGGGGAGTTCGTGCCACCTCCCAACCACCCTCTTGACCGACTTTCGGTAAGTTTTGCAATTTGCTTTCAGAAACGGAAAAGGTA containing:
- a CDS encoding nucleotidyltransferase domain-containing protein, producing MTNRFGLEESDIQAICAIFAHYPQVEKAILYGSRAKGNFKNGSDIDLTLFGGEDLTLDILYSITDEIDDLLLPYTFDLSIFRQISDPDVIDHIQRVGVVFYQKATETSHV
- a CDS encoding nucleotidyltransferase → MSAEDIRWIQRYNHFDKALNQLTKFIEKGDLSELEKQGLIQAFEYTYELAWNTIKDYFEAQGETDIHGSRDTFRLAFRRGLIENGKTWMDMIKSRTLTTHTYNENIAEEVCSAIVNKYYPEFVAFRTRLQNFMEKN
- a CDS encoding thiamine pyrophosphate-binding protein, producing the protein MKIITGGALLLDVLVQCGIKYVFSISGEHIGTVYDAFEKFPEIKLIVPRCETAAALMASGYTASTGCSSVAMSTVGAGVIYEVSGLSKAWFNYLPVLSIAPQLQSWKIKPHQENLQGCNQDEIFFPITKWNTIVYTWERIPQMIYRAFREAWQGIPGPVHVDIPVDVLFRYKVLTKKKRQSIMPPAERTMYRGNIVGDSFYLKEACETIQKSERPIIVLGQGFGRPGRYQEMKETANKLGIPVITTVHSSGVFCGDDNCYAGDASLFVNSKLGIELLNKADLFIIAGIDPYSERILSEMKNSSHLKSIIQIEIDPSAFADSIPNLCPVHADPKSSFSYFEREAKTNKNAFRTWRDDFYKNCDLLAGELSKGFDDAGKIFASLKNISSGTDIFIVDGKELSLAASCFFRKAIYKNLFIMDDRDIPGAGLPFAIGAAIGNPDNNVVLITDKNSLFYHIRELQPAVSAGLEFTIICVDTINKDNNVANTRLALEGMDCPVKEIDLLSIKRDDIVKGKIKTPCAIIIK
- a CDS encoding thiamine pyrophosphate-binding protein; amino-acid sequence: MGDLNVEDLSGNELIARSLAANGINYVFTTSSDRLGPLRACLEKKASINVIIARTEGAAALMADGYIRRSGKFAVVLTDDNGRSLSQIYGVANSWADKTPLLSLSICNDDEVDYNKGFNRYRFDQNTVYHEITIWRKRINTLLSIPDTIKKGKLESTRHKRGPVHIDIPFGLLEKTISFDTTVFSPPSSSVTTEMRPIRLAGDKLKIEKAASSIKNAKKPLIFCGGGVKVSEAYEEVIRFIEAFKIPAATTMGGFGSIPSDHEYCLGGPAYTTGEAFHVAIKDADIVLALGVSFCGLDGFGLPPLWSDKIKFIHVNVDPLQIGLNVSPEISILGDVKTVLNQLTEQLRSEGFSGKPAWRSWAKYLSHLKEGRYKRLNKFINKKWPVIQQGKVIQELGKVIKRDDLVLVLDGGNTPVFFATHAPSLGPRQSFYPFGMAAIGCGIPYAIGVQLASPGKRVMLISGDGSFLYHIQELETICRLNLPIMIIISNDSAWNMIRAMQYFMFAGNFVGTMLPDIDYSKIARGFGLPATRVDKVEDILPAYEKGVSEGRAALVDIITDKNNFPDCLSSFSLIEFDGLLKLLNPIKVLKSSLLIMKLGWSKVFFNLTYIRKALLRVNIMARWRS